The following DNA comes from Meiothermus sp..
GAGGTGGATATCCTCCAGCACCGCCCGGCCCCGGTAGGCAAAGGAGACCTCGAGGGCCCCCAACCCCCTCACCACAGGCCCTTCGATCACAGCCTTCCCCTCGCTCATACCCGCCGCCCCCGCCACAGCAAGTACAGGAAAAAGGGCCCCCCCAGCAGCGTGGTCACGATGCCCACCGGCAGCTCCGCCGGGGCCACCAGCACCCGCGCCCCCAGGTCGGCCCAGAGCAACAGCACCGCCCCTCCCAGGGCCGAGCCCGGCAGCAGGTAGCGGTAGTCGCCCCCCAAGAGCCGCCGGAGCACGTGCGGGGCCACCAGGCCCACAAAACCGATGATGCCGGCCTGGGCCACCGCCGCAGCGGTCAGCAGGGTGGCGGCCCCAATCAAGAGCAGCTTGAGCCCCTCGAGCGGCAGTCCCAGGCTGCGGGCGGTCTCCTCGCCCAGGGTGAGGGCGTTGAGGGTGCGGGCCAGCAGCAAAAAGAGCGGCAAGGTGAGCAGCAGGTACAAGGCCAGCGACCCCACCCCCGGCCAGCTCAGGAAGGCCAGGTTGCCCAGGGTATAGGCAAACACCGCCCGCACCCGGTCGGCATCCTGCAGCATCAGGTAGCTGGTCAGGCCCACCAGCACGCTTCCCACCACCACCCCGGCCAGAATCAGGTCGTGGGTGCGGCTGGCCCCACCCGAGAGAAAAAGCACCAGCAGAACGGCCCCAATCGCCCCCAGAAAGCCAAACCAGGTGGCCGAAGCGGGCAGAAAACTGAACACCGCATGCTGGGCAAAGGCCCCACCCAGCCCCCCCGCCAGGCTCACCGCCAGCGTGACCCCAAAGGCCGCCCCCGCCGCCGAGCCCATCAGGTAGGGGTCGGCCAGGGGGTTGCGAAACAGGCCCTGGAAGGCCGCACCCGAGAGGCCCAGCGCGGCCCCCACCAGCAGGGCCCCCAGCACCCTGGGCAGGCGCAGCTCGGTGATGATGGGGTTCTCGCCGAGGCCCAGCAAAGCCCGCACCACCTCATCCGGCGCAATGGGCACGGCCCCCTGCCCCACCCCCAGCACCAGGCCCAGCACCAGCAGGCCCAGCAGGCCCGTAAAAACCAGCAGCCGCCGACCGAGCATTCGGCCCCGGCGCCCCCCCGCAAGGGGGGATACGCGGCCTGGATAGGTGGTCTTTTGCATGGTTCTAGCGCAGCTCGGGGTGGAAGCAGCCCACCAGGAGTTGCAACCCCTGGGCTACCCGCGGGCCGGGCCGCGAGAGCAGGTTGTCCTGCTGGCCGGTAAAAGCGCAGATGCGCTGGTTGCGGATGGCCGCCAGGCTGCCCCAGCCCGCCCGCTTGGGCAGGTCGGCGGCCCCTGGATGGGTGAGCACGATAACGGCGGGGTTCTTCTGCACCACCAGCTCGGGGCTGATCTGGGGGAAGAGCCCCAGCTCCCTGGGGACGATGTTCTGGCCGCGGGCCTTGGTAATCAGCACGCCGATGAACGATTCGGGCCCCACCGTGTAGGGCGTGGGGTCAATCTCGTAGTAGACCGTGGGGCGCTGGGTGGCCTTGGCCGCCCGGGTCTCCACCGCGTACACTTCGCGTTGTATTTGCGCCACCAGCCGCTCGGCCTGGGCTTCCAGCCCCAGCACCCGGCCCAGCAGGCGGGTGGTGCGGAAGATGTCGTCGTAGGTTTCGGGCTTGATGGCAAAGGTAGCGACCCCGGCCCGCTCGAGCCCCTCGTGCAGCTTGCCGTAGATCGAGACGATCACCAGGTCGGGCTTGAGGGCCAGGATGGCCTCGAGGTTGGGGTTGAAATACCCCCCCACCTTGGGCAGCCGCTTGACCTGCTCGGGAAAATCGGAGAAGTCGTCCACCCCCACCAGCCGCCCACAGGCATTCAGGGCGCACACCGTCTCGCTGACCGAGGGCAGCATGGCCACAATGCGCTGGGGCGCGGCTTTGAGCGTAACGCTGCGGCCCAGGTCGTCGGTCAGGGTGCGCGGGAACGGCTGGGCCAGGCCAGAGGTTAGTAGCGCAAAGCTTAGAGCCAGAAGCAAAAGCCAGAAAAATCTCTTCATCGCGTCCCTCCCCAACCCGGTCTCGCCGCTGGGCGTAAAAAAACGCCCTCGGGAGTGAGGACGCTACAGATAATGTAGAGATTCCCCGAGACTCCTCCTTCATGCGAGAGGTGCCTTCTCTATCGGAGTTGAGAAGGCGTTTTGGCAGGTATTCGGACTTCGGGCGGTGGCTGGCGACCGCTCTGCGGATCGCTTAAGCCCCAATGCACCGTTACCGCTGCGCGACAGTGCCGGACTTTCACCGGACTTCCCCACTTTAAGCCAGGGCTACGCGCCCAGGCACCAAAACTTGACCGGGTTGTCGGGCCCTAACGGGCCTGTTTCCAGGCTACACCCCCCAAGCCCACCCGACAAGCACCTACCAGTTGGGCCAGGCCGGAGCGGCCTCGAGGCCCTTTTCACCCAGGTAGTCTTGCAAACCTTTCAGGGCCTCGGGCTTAACCGGCTTTACCCCGTGGGCCAGAATGCTGCTGTGGCGCTGCTGCAACAGGCCTTGAAGCTGGCTCGAGTAGTCACCATAGAGCTGCTGGGCCAGGGTTCCGGTATTGCCCAGCCGGGTGTCAATTTCAAAGGCCAGCCCCAGGGCCTCCTTGAGTCCGGGGGTTTTTCGACCGGCCAGATCCTGTAGCTTGTCGGGGTAGGTGGAAGCCAGGCGCAGCTCAATGCCGGTGCGCTCGTACAGGTCGGCCTCGGCAGCCAGCTCCACCGCCCGGTAAAGCCGGGCCAGGGCGTCGTCGTAGCGGCCCCTGGAGGCCCGGCGCTGGGCGTTGGCCAGGAGGTCGGCCAGCAGGGCAAAGGTGGGCTTGCCCTCCCGATCCAGGATGGCCCGCAGCCGGGCTTTGGCCTGCTGCAACTCCTGCAACGCCCGTACCTTGGTTCCGTGCCCCCAGGCCTCGGCAATGGCAAGGGCGGGCTCGAGGTGTGCTTCCAGCTTCTGCCAGGCCGCCTTGTGGTAGAACAAGTCCCACTCCAGCATGCCCTCGGTAATCCCCTTCAGGTGCTCGTAAAAGCGCTTTTCGGAGGGGGTCAGGGGCCGGGCCAGCAGTTCGTCCAGAAACTCCTGTGCGGCCCGGTAGTCGCACTGGTTCCAGGCCCGCCGGAAGCCCTCCCACTCGCGCAGGCCGTAGCGGTAGGTGGGGTCTTCCAGCAGCCGCAGCCGCTCGCTGCCGCTTTTCACCCGCCCCTGGCCGTCGCGGGCCTCGCCGCCCACATAGCTAAAGGTAACGCCCTGCCCGGTAAGGGCCAGCACCAGCCCCGCCGACATGGTTTTGGTGCCCCCGGTAATATCGGCCACTATGGCCCGCGCCTCCCACTCGAGCGCCTTTTGCAACGCCAAGCGCCCCTTGCGAAACACCTCGCCCAGGTCTTCGGGGTCGTCGAGCAGCAGGGTATGGTAGCGCAACTCAGCCCTATACCGCTGGATAAGCTCTGCCGACACCACCTGCGAACCCTGGCTAGCTATAAAAATCACCCCCTGCGGGGTGTGCTCGGTCAGGGCAAACTCGAGGGGCTCCAGGGTCTGCCCCACCCCCAGAATCAAAACTGTGTTTAGTTGCTCCTGCACGCCCCCAATCTATCAAACTTCACGCGGCCTTTGCGTGGCATTTGTTTACAACCCTGGGATGGCTATGCCACCCCCCCACCTGCGACAAGCGATGGTCAAATACCTCTGCCAACCCCACCAGGCCCAGAAACTATTACTCAAACCCGATTTGGGCAAAATCAGCACGCTGCAGATTTGACTAAAGGCCATAGGGATCCAGCTTTTTTAGGAGCCAAGTTACGCTTACAACCGGGATGTTATGGACTTTTTTGAGCGACAGCAAGTCGCTCTTGTCCCCTGTAACCAAGTAGTCGGCTTTGGCGGCCAGCAACGTCCCGATGATCGCATCATCATCGGGGTCGGGCGAAAGGTGCACCCGCTCGGGCGTAACCACCTGCGAGGCTTGTTTGAACTGCCGTATAAACCGACCGATTAGCACTTTGTTTTT
Coding sequences within:
- a CDS encoding iron ABC transporter permease, which translates into the protein MLGRRLLVFTGLLGLLVLGLVLGVGQGAVPIAPDEVVRALLGLGENPIITELRLPRVLGALLVGAALGLSGAAFQGLFRNPLADPYLMGSAAGAAFGVTLAVSLAGGLGGAFAQHAVFSFLPASATWFGFLGAIGAVLLVLFLSGGASRTHDLILAGVVVGSVLVGLTSYLMLQDADRVRAVFAYTLGNLAFLSWPGVGSLALYLLLTLPLFLLLARTLNALTLGEETARSLGLPLEGLKLLLIGAATLLTAAAVAQAGIIGFVGLVAPHVLRRLLGGDYRYLLPGSALGGAVLLLWADLGARVLVAPAELPVGIVTTLLGGPFFLYLLWRGRRV
- a CDS encoding ABC transporter substrate-binding protein produces the protein MKRFFWLLLLALSFALLTSGLAQPFPRTLTDDLGRSVTLKAAPQRIVAMLPSVSETVCALNACGRLVGVDDFSDFPEQVKRLPKVGGYFNPNLEAILALKPDLVIVSIYGKLHEGLERAGVATFAIKPETYDDIFRTTRLLGRVLGLEAQAERLVAQIQREVYAVETRAAKATQRPTVYYEIDPTPYTVGPESFIGVLITKARGQNIVPRELGLFPQISPELVVQKNPAVIVLTHPGAADLPKRAGWGSLAAIRNQRICAFTGQQDNLLSRPGPRVAQGLQLLVGCFHPELR
- a CDS encoding TIGR02710 family CRISPR-associated CARF protein; protein product: MQEQLNTVLILGVGQTLEPLEFALTEHTPQGVIFIASQGSQVVSAELIQRYRAELRYHTLLLDDPEDLGEVFRKGRLALQKALEWEARAIVADITGGTKTMSAGLVLALTGQGVTFSYVGGEARDGQGRVKSGSERLRLLEDPTYRYGLREWEGFRRAWNQCDYRAAQEFLDELLARPLTPSEKRFYEHLKGITEGMLEWDLFYHKAAWQKLEAHLEPALAIAEAWGHGTKVRALQELQQAKARLRAILDREGKPTFALLADLLANAQRRASRGRYDDALARLYRAVELAAEADLYERTGIELRLASTYPDKLQDLAGRKTPGLKEALGLAFEIDTRLGNTGTLAQQLYGDYSSQLQGLLQQRHSSILAHGVKPVKPEALKGLQDYLGEKGLEAAPAWPNW
- a CDS encoding putative toxin-antitoxin system toxin component, PIN family — protein: MDTNVLIAAILTRGRAHHLVVDLGLEGKRFEIVTSQDQIEEFKRVIQKKFPKVKNKVLIGRFIRQFKQASQVVTPERVHLSPDPDDDAIIGTLLAAKADYLVTGDKSDLLSLKKVHNIPVVSVTWLLKKLDPYGL